A stretch of Paenibacillus sp. URB8-2 DNA encodes these proteins:
- a CDS encoding histidine phosphatase family protein produces the protein MDVPITKIILARHGATEWNAQRRYIGHTDQPLNELGRKQAKELGSALAHFRLDAIYCSDLRRARETACEVQRAVCGAGRSQPLLIADARLRETDFGWIEGLTYEEAMARFPEEMTRWYEQMETQTPPGGKESLSGIRSRVCHFMKEVSGQNYSRILIVTHGGVINSWLAHIGKKPFWENPLKHGEWIECDGQEVRETE, from the coding sequence TTGGACGTCCCGATAACCAAGATTATTTTAGCCAGGCATGGAGCTACTGAGTGGAATGCGCAGCGGCGCTACATCGGCCATACGGATCAGCCGCTGAATGAGCTGGGCAGGAAGCAGGCAAAGGAACTCGGCAGCGCCTTGGCGCATTTCCGTTTGGATGCCATTTATTGCAGCGATCTGCGGAGAGCCCGCGAGACAGCCTGTGAAGTGCAGCGGGCGGTATGCGGTGCAGGCCGAAGCCAGCCTCTGCTGATCGCGGATGCGAGGCTGAGAGAAACGGATTTTGGCTGGATTGAAGGATTGACTTATGAAGAAGCGATGGCTCGCTTTCCTGAAGAAATGACCCGGTGGTACGAACAGATGGAGACGCAGACCCCGCCCGGCGGGAAAGAATCACTGTCCGGCATCCGGAGCCGTGTGTGCCATTTTATGAAGGAAGTGAGCGGGCAGAATTACAGTAGGATTCTGATTGTTACCCATGGCGGAGTCATTAATTCATGGCTTGCGCATATCGGGAAGAAGCCATTCTGGGAGAATCCCCTTAAGCATGGGGAGTGGATTGAATGCGATGGTCAAGAGGTGAGGGAAACTGAGTAA
- a CDS encoding cobyric acid synthase produces the protein MFQGTASDVGKSIITTALCRILVQDGFKTAPYKSQNMALNSYVTLCGKEIGRAQGVQAEACGITATTDMNPILIKPTRDMTAQVVVHGRPHAEMSARRYREEYLPIAGTIVRDALDRLKSEYDVIVIEGAGSPAEINLKDRDIVNMRLAAWADAPVVLVADIDRGGVFASIVGTLELLEEHERNRVKGFIINKFRGDVTILQPGLDWLEQRTGKPVLGVVPHLNGIDIEAEDSVALDHQADNLNPDADIDVAVIRLPRISNFTDTDPLGAEPDVQVRYVQSPEELGNPDVILLPGTKNTLADLGFLRESGLSEAVSKKVESGTRLVGICGGYQMLGVRLSDPHQVESEEGEAAGLGYLPAETVFYPDKRTERVRGVVVCNHPKWVELQGFSVEGYEIHMGKTEKLEPVEDLFQISSHEDGMLSADGRIWGTYLHGIFENDEFRRKWLNLIRQEKGLAPLQTDIHFQSRKTAAFDRLADHIRAHLDVDKIYRIAGLK, from the coding sequence ATGTTCCAGGGGACAGCATCTGACGTAGGCAAAAGCATCATCACCACGGCGTTGTGCCGGATTTTGGTTCAGGACGGGTTCAAGACGGCGCCTTATAAATCGCAAAATATGGCGCTGAACTCCTACGTTACCTTGTGCGGCAAAGAGATCGGCCGGGCGCAGGGCGTTCAGGCGGAAGCCTGCGGGATTACGGCTACAACGGACATGAACCCCATTCTTATCAAACCGACAAGGGATATGACTGCCCAGGTTGTCGTACACGGCAGGCCGCATGCGGAAATGAGCGCCCGGCGCTACCGTGAGGAGTACTTGCCCATAGCGGGGACGATTGTCCGGGACGCTCTTGACCGCTTGAAGTCTGAGTATGATGTGATCGTCATCGAAGGGGCGGGAAGCCCGGCGGAAATCAATTTGAAGGACCGGGATATTGTCAATATGCGTCTGGCTGCGTGGGCGGATGCTCCGGTTGTTCTGGTCGCGGATATTGACCGAGGCGGTGTGTTTGCCTCTATCGTCGGAACGCTGGAGCTGCTTGAAGAGCATGAGCGAAACCGGGTAAAAGGCTTCATTATCAATAAATTCCGGGGGGATGTTACGATCCTGCAACCCGGGCTCGACTGGCTGGAGCAGCGTACAGGAAAACCCGTCCTTGGCGTGGTTCCCCACCTGAACGGGATCGATATCGAGGCCGAGGATTCGGTGGCCCTGGATCACCAGGCGGATAACCTCAATCCGGATGCCGACATCGACGTAGCTGTCATCCGGTTGCCCCGGATTTCCAACTTTACGGATACGGACCCACTCGGGGCTGAACCGGATGTACAGGTGCGTTATGTACAGAGTCCCGAGGAGCTTGGCAATCCCGATGTCATTTTGCTGCCTGGAACGAAGAATACACTGGCCGACCTGGGATTTTTACGGGAATCGGGACTGTCGGAAGCTGTAAGCAAAAAGGTTGAGTCCGGAACCCGTCTTGTGGGCATTTGCGGCGGATACCAGATGCTGGGGGTGAGGCTGAGTGACCCGCATCAAGTGGAGTCGGAGGAAGGCGAAGCGGCTGGGCTTGGATATTTGCCGGCGGAGACGGTCTTTTATCCCGATAAACGAACGGAGAGAGTCCGGGGTGTAGTAGTCTGCAACCATCCGAAATGGGTGGAGCTGCAAGGCTTTTCCGTGGAGGGTTACGAAATTCATATGGGCAAAACGGAGAAGCTGGAACCCGTGGAAGATCTGTTTCAGATCAGCAGTCATGAAGACGGCATGCTGTCGGCTGACGGGAGGATATGGGGTACTTATCTGCACGGGATATTCGAAAACGATGAATTCCGGCGTAAATGGCTTAATCTGATCCGGCAGGAAAAAGGGCTTGCCCCTCTGCAAACGGACATCCATTTCCAGAGCCGTAAAACAGCCGCATTCGACCGATTGGCCGACCATATCAGAGCGCATCTCGATGTAGACAAGATATACCGGATTGCCGGATTAAAATAA
- a CDS encoding arylamine N-acetyltransferase family protein has protein sequence MLTKEEIKAYLKRLGINEIQPPTQSFLIELHRAHVQNIPWETVDIFAGRPVSIDIRESVQLMINRRSGYCFHLNGAFSALLRSLGYQVSWHRGGVQPVGEEPRIDSFHLGLTVSLDKEQEEERWIVDVGLGDMPYEPLPLQAGAYEQGPFTYGVKESGVVKNGWRLEHDLPAPFIGVDFAPEAVLNMEEFEPKHDYYSRSANSPWMDLFLIQHRHALGSNELRGCIWSKRGPRSNEKVEIRNKSKWLEVLGDIFGEHLVNYSNQERDDLWKKVLKNHEEWKKSKGN, from the coding sequence ATGTTAACGAAAGAAGAAATAAAGGCTTATTTAAAAAGATTAGGGATTAATGAAATTCAGCCGCCTACCCAATCTTTTTTAATTGAACTTCATAGAGCTCATGTGCAAAATATTCCATGGGAAACCGTCGATATTTTTGCCGGAAGGCCGGTTTCTATCGATATTAGAGAATCTGTACAGCTTATGATAAACCGCAGAAGCGGTTATTGTTTTCACCTCAATGGTGCGTTTAGCGCACTCCTTCGTTCCTTGGGTTATCAGGTTTCTTGGCATAGGGGCGGCGTCCAGCCCGTGGGAGAAGAGCCTCGGATAGACTCTTTTCACCTTGGATTAACCGTAAGCTTGGACAAAGAGCAAGAGGAAGAGAGATGGATCGTTGATGTTGGCCTGGGGGATATGCCCTATGAGCCACTGCCGCTGCAGGCGGGAGCCTATGAGCAGGGTCCTTTTACTTATGGGGTCAAGGAGTCTGGTGTAGTCAAGAACGGTTGGAGATTGGAGCATGATCTTCCCGCTCCGTTCATTGGAGTGGATTTTGCTCCCGAGGCTGTGCTTAATATGGAGGAATTCGAGCCAAAACATGATTATTACAGCCGGTCAGCGAATTCACCTTGGATGGATCTGTTCCTTATTCAACATAGGCATGCTTTAGGAAGCAATGAACTTAGAGGTTGTATCTGGAGCAAACGGGGACCAAGAAGTAACGAGAAAGTAGAGATACGTAACAAATCGAAATGGCTTGAAGTACTGGGGGATATTTTTGGGGAACACCTGGTTAACTATTCCAACCAAGAACGGGATGATTTATGGAAGAAGGTACTGAAAAACCATGAAGAATGGAAAAAATCGAAGGGAAACTAA
- a CDS encoding VOC family protein translates to MAVDAYLNFNGNCREAVEFYAKVFGTEEPNLMTFGEAPPNPDYPLPEEAKNLIMHTRLDIFGSNVMFSDVFPGMPFVVGNNISLALVTEDIEVLQSAFGKLKEGGKVGMELQETFWSKCYGSLSDKFGVVWQFNLGSM, encoded by the coding sequence ATGGCTGTTGACGCTTATCTGAATTTTAATGGCAATTGTCGCGAGGCCGTGGAGTTTTACGCGAAAGTTTTTGGGACGGAAGAGCCTAATCTGATGACCTTTGGGGAAGCGCCTCCCAACCCGGATTATCCGCTTCCGGAGGAAGCGAAAAACTTGATCATGCATACCCGGCTTGACATCTTTGGCAGCAATGTTATGTTTTCCGATGTGTTCCCCGGCATGCCATTTGTGGTAGGCAATAATATTAGCCTTGCTCTAGTGACCGAAGACATTGAAGTCTTGCAATCTGCTTTCGGGAAACTCAAAGAAGGTGGAAAAGTAGGCATGGAGCTTCAAGAAACTTTTTGGAGCAAATGTTACGGAAGTCTGTCGGACAAGTTCGGTGTGGTATGGCAGTTCAACCTTGGTTCGATGTAA
- a CDS encoding glycosyltransferase family 8 protein, with translation MIELVLAFQDKDGQYAEHAGVVLASVFHNTSSPVNVHILHDETLNEENQGKLIELTTGYNQTINFYSMTLPHDMLQVMAGIGSINAWTQACMYRLLLPALIPVDKIIYLDCDVLVNIDIAELWQVDLGEGYLAAIKDQGIMEVAHTISSKGLNPELYFNSGVILFSLSNIRKNVGWYEEMLNFFRNSPDTSMPDQDALNVVYGRNYVPLDLRFNLFSMSVTDHDFNNKIVHFAGTDKCWDNNSSGAELYQNYLNLTPWRQQAPENTAEAGPPKVHPAEVPPVEVQPFEARPVEVHPPVQVHPAHIHPADTKKIIRKRKTISAKRYRKRMNNTTSYNNLKRRGRRVSQEKLLYKRSDRMKGRRAKTILVSLASLKLIRQSGRPMDNQSTETSSTPFLTLSKFI, from the coding sequence ATGATCGAACTAGTCTTGGCTTTTCAGGATAAGGATGGGCAATATGCTGAGCATGCCGGGGTCGTTCTAGCGTCAGTTTTCCATAATACGAGTTCCCCCGTTAATGTTCATATTTTGCATGATGAGACTTTAAACGAAGAGAACCAGGGAAAACTCATTGAATTAACCACCGGTTATAACCAGACGATTAATTTCTATTCCATGACTCTACCCCATGATATGCTTCAGGTAATGGCTGGAATTGGCTCAATTAACGCCTGGACGCAGGCCTGCATGTATCGATTGCTTCTTCCCGCATTAATTCCGGTAGACAAAATCATTTATCTGGACTGCGATGTTTTGGTGAACATAGACATTGCGGAGCTGTGGCAAGTAGACTTGGGTGAAGGTTATTTGGCCGCAATCAAGGACCAGGGCATTATGGAAGTGGCGCATACTATCAGCTCCAAGGGGTTAAATCCAGAGCTTTATTTTAATTCCGGAGTTATTTTATTTTCCTTGAGTAATATCCGCAAAAATGTTGGCTGGTACGAAGAAATGCTTAACTTTTTTCGGAATTCCCCCGATACCAGCATGCCTGATCAGGATGCATTAAATGTAGTTTACGGAAGAAATTACGTCCCGTTGGATTTGCGTTTTAATTTATTTAGCATGAGCGTTACCGATCATGACTTTAATAATAAAATTGTCCATTTTGCGGGAACCGATAAGTGCTGGGACAATAATTCTTCAGGCGCGGAACTGTACCAGAATTACCTCAACCTGACACCGTGGAGGCAACAGGCACCTGAAAATACGGCGGAAGCAGGTCCCCCTAAAGTGCATCCGGCTGAAGTGCCTCCAGTTGAAGTGCAACCATTTGAAGCGCGTCCAGTTGAAGTGCATCCTCCTGTTCAAGTACATCCTGCTCATATACATCCTGCTGATACGAAGAAAATAATCAGGAAACGCAAGACGATAAGCGCGAAGAGATACCGGAAACGTATGAATAACACAACTTCCTATAACAACTTGAAACGAAGAGGAAGAAGAGTTTCTCAAGAAAAGCTTCTGTATAAAAGAAGCGATAGAATGAAAGGCAGACGAGCGAAGACCATCCTGGTTTCATTAGCCAGTTTGAAATTGATCAGACAGAGCGGAAGACCTATGGATAATCAGAGCACAGAGACAAGTTCGACGCCATTTCTGACGTTAAGTAAGTTTATTTAA
- a CDS encoding ATP-binding protein: protein MLDLRKWDFQANGAVPLQGEWEFYRDQLLTPESFQTAHSSPGKTPEYTGLVHVPGIWNSYIGSTGNPRATGYATFRLHVLVPEHENKIYGIKTDNIRSANRLFINGTEIGASGDPATSSRDGVQRNIPYAGFASINGGEIEILVQIANYSYSSGGMVYPISLGDYKTIMNIEKTEFFGDSLIAFGFLVSTIYFMLLYRLRRQETSLLYLGGISLFACIYVLTHGEKIIGDLFPALPYDVVLRLQMIASVGVYFCVVHYVAVHSQAAVHRLVMLLCRWISGIDLIIAVCVPTLLFSRWDGVWLVWSVFFVGYIIYLMIKNLRLRTVDRFFMLVNMISLLIVIIVSLLNVYGKLESQLLSSYGILLFLIAQALQSAFRSANSFHEVEQLSQRLLTLDGLKDEFMASTSHELRTPLHGIVNMSSSLLEGVAGELNPKQQHHLSMIAATGKRLSLLVNDILDWARLKNGDIILAQRPVDLRPVVSVVLDILTFTTGSGKRLQFVQEWPENLPLLNADENRFQQILYNLLGNAIKFTAEGTITVSAEDYGREVKIAIADTGIGIAAERHDQIFLPFGEIGKPVDPALLGMGLGLSITKKLVELGGGRIWVESEPDKGSVFYFTVPVADIARSPESKTGLTQVTFIGHGPTAQIEVAAVSDMKLVEGTLLIVDDDPVNLQVLTDILSVNNYRVVAVDKGTAALEELSLNRNIDLVITDWMMPGMSGLELCREIRLTFPLSRLPVLMLTARSRADDIELAFQSGINDFLSKPVDAIELRARVRTLITLRRSVQNAVRTEMAFLQAQIKPHFLYNALNTITYMSKVESSKATQLLLDLSKYLRGSFDFQNRDKLIPLHKELELVKAFLSLESARFEERLKVTYDIHASMNTLLPPLTIQPIVENAVRHGIMKKAAGGTIQLVVQETDRTIKVTVTDDGVGMPKERLDMILSGESGSGVGLMNIDRRLLSLYGKGLQVETRPHQGTEVYFEIPKETAGGYRHGEEEALS from the coding sequence GTGCTGGATTTGCGGAAATGGGACTTTCAGGCGAATGGGGCTGTTCCGCTTCAAGGGGAATGGGAATTTTACCGCGATCAACTGCTGACCCCGGAAAGCTTTCAAACGGCTCACTCGTCTCCTGGGAAGACACCGGAGTATACTGGTCTAGTTCATGTACCAGGCATCTGGAATAGCTATATAGGCAGTACCGGCAATCCCAGGGCTACTGGTTACGCGACGTTTCGCCTGCACGTTCTTGTCCCGGAGCACGAAAATAAAATTTACGGTATCAAAACGGATAATATTCGGTCTGCGAACCGGTTATTTATTAACGGGACAGAGATCGGAGCGAGCGGTGACCCCGCTACGTCAAGCAGAGATGGTGTGCAGCGCAATATACCCTATGCCGGGTTTGCTTCTATTAATGGAGGCGAAATTGAAATTCTTGTGCAAATCGCCAACTACAGCTATTCATCGGGAGGGATGGTATACCCTATCTCGCTTGGTGACTATAAAACGATAATGAATATTGAAAAAACAGAATTTTTTGGCGATTCGCTGATCGCATTCGGCTTTCTGGTTTCAACCATTTACTTTATGCTGCTGTACCGATTGCGAAGACAGGAGACTTCCCTTTTGTATTTGGGAGGGATTTCATTATTTGCCTGCATATATGTGCTGACTCATGGCGAGAAGATCATAGGAGACCTATTTCCCGCTCTTCCTTATGATGTGGTTTTAAGACTGCAGATGATAGCTTCTGTGGGAGTGTACTTTTGCGTCGTTCATTATGTTGCGGTGCACTCACAGGCGGCCGTTCACAGACTTGTGATGCTGCTGTGCAGATGGATTTCCGGGATCGACCTGATTATAGCAGTATGTGTTCCTACTCTCCTGTTCTCCAGGTGGGATGGGGTATGGCTCGTATGGTCTGTGTTCTTTGTCGGTTATATCATTTATTTGATGATCAAAAACTTGCGTTTGCGTACCGTGGACAGGTTCTTCATGCTTGTAAACATGATAAGTCTGCTTATCGTCATTATTGTCAGTCTGCTAAATGTATATGGCAAGCTGGAGAGTCAATTGCTAAGCTCATACGGTATACTGCTCTTTCTTATCGCACAAGCGTTGCAGTCCGCTTTTCGGTCTGCGAATTCATTCCATGAAGTAGAGCAGCTGTCGCAAAGGCTTCTGACGCTTGACGGGCTGAAGGACGAATTCATGGCCAGCACGTCTCATGAACTGCGGACACCGCTCCACGGAATTGTAAATATGTCGTCTTCTCTGCTGGAAGGGGTGGCGGGTGAACTGAATCCGAAGCAGCAGCATCATCTTTCCATGATTGCAGCGACAGGAAAGCGGTTATCCTTACTCGTTAATGATATTCTGGACTGGGCCAGGCTCAAAAATGGCGACATTATCCTTGCGCAGCGTCCGGTAGATCTTCGGCCTGTTGTTTCTGTGGTTCTCGATATCCTTACCTTTACAACCGGCAGCGGCAAAAGACTGCAGTTCGTGCAGGAGTGGCCTGAAAATCTGCCGCTTCTGAATGCCGATGAAAATCGCTTCCAGCAAATTTTGTATAATTTATTGGGAAATGCCATTAAATTTACGGCTGAAGGAACTATAACGGTTTCTGCCGAAGATTATGGCCGGGAAGTGAAGATTGCAATAGCGGACACCGGGATTGGCATTGCCGCTGAACGGCATGATCAGATATTCCTGCCATTCGGGGAGATTGGAAAGCCGGTAGACCCTGCTTTGCTTGGAATGGGGCTTGGATTAAGTATTACGAAGAAACTCGTTGAACTTGGAGGCGGCCGGATATGGGTGGAATCCGAGCCGGATAAAGGATCGGTATTTTACTTTACGGTTCCTGTGGCGGACATCGCCCGTTCTCCCGAATCGAAGACCGGATTAACACAAGTCACCTTCATTGGCCACGGTCCAACTGCCCAGATAGAGGTGGCTGCCGTATCGGATATGAAGCTTGTGGAGGGTACTTTATTAATTGTGGACGATGACCCTGTAAATCTGCAGGTATTAACGGATATCCTTTCCGTTAACAACTACCGCGTAGTTGCCGTCGATAAAGGGACCGCTGCATTGGAAGAGCTGTCTCTGAACCGAAATATCGATCTGGTCATTACCGACTGGATGATGCCGGGGATGTCAGGTCTAGAACTATGCAGGGAGATTCGACTGACATTTCCACTTTCCAGACTGCCGGTTCTGATGCTGACGGCGCGAAGCCGCGCGGATGATATTGAGCTTGCCTTTCAGTCCGGAATAAATGATTTTCTGAGCAAACCCGTTGATGCAATAGAGCTAAGAGCGCGAGTACGCACCTTAATTACGCTTCGTAGGTCCGTTCAGAACGCAGTGCGCACAGAGATGGCATTTTTGCAGGCGCAGATTAAACCGCATTTTTTGTATAATGCTCTTAACACAATCACCTATATGTCCAAAGTGGAATCATCCAAGGCAACCCAGCTGCTTCTGGATTTAAGCAAATATTTACGGGGAAGCTTCGACTTTCAGAACCGCGACAAGCTTATTCCGCTTCATAAAGAATTAGAGCTGGTCAAGGCATTCTTATCATTGGAAAGCGCACGTTTCGAGGAACGCCTGAAGGTAACGTATGACATTCATGCATCGATGAATACCCTCCTTCCGCCTCTTACCATTCAACCGATCGTAGAGAATGCGGTCAGGCACGGCATTATGAAAAAAGCGGCAGGAGGCACCATTCAACTGGTCGTTCAGGAAACCGATCGGACGATCAAGGTGACGGTAACGGACGATGGGGTAGGGATGCCGAAGGAGCGGCTGGATATGATTTTGTCGGGGGAATCAGGCTCGGGTGTGGGGCTAATGAATATTGACCGGAGACTTCTGTCGCTGTATGGAAAGGGCCTGCAAGTGGAGACCCGGCCGCATCAGGGAACTGAGGTTTACTTTGAGATACCTAAAGAAACAGCCGGCGGTTACCGACATGGAGAGGAGGAAGCTTTATCCTAA
- a CDS encoding response regulator: MDDEKPALMYLEMMLLTDGRFQIEGKYTSAKAGLEHLAGSRVDVVFLDVEMPEMNGLEAGEHIQQLNNDIRIVYVTAYSDYAIEAFEIHALDYILKPIDPDRLAKTLHYIERSIPVREVKSFGNWRVRCFGHISFDDGAGNERQLKWKTVKAQELFAYLLHHRERWISKDILLETLWPDYPKDKALTYLHTTVSQIRKLVKEWQGQISVEYALDSYRLVMDGILWDVSEFEQATDKESAITEQNRFFYENIIALYRGDYLEGYDYPWAETLRSNLLERYLNHVMRIAIYEMEHGYQRKALERLHLVQQKAPYSEEICRLVLTNYAQLGDYASLNRHYEAFVKLLDTDLGIEPSQETTSIYNQYV, translated from the coding sequence ATTGATGACGAAAAGCCTGCCCTGATGTATCTGGAAATGATGCTGCTCACCGATGGACGTTTTCAAATTGAAGGGAAATATACATCTGCCAAAGCAGGGCTAGAGCATCTGGCAGGGTCCAGAGTGGATGTTGTTTTTCTCGATGTGGAAATGCCCGAAATGAACGGTCTGGAAGCGGGGGAGCACATTCAGCAATTGAACAATGACATCCGCATCGTCTATGTGACAGCATATTCGGATTATGCGATTGAAGCCTTCGAAATTCATGCGCTGGACTACATATTAAAGCCGATTGACCCGGATCGTTTGGCTAAAACACTTCATTATATCGAACGGAGCATCCCGGTCAGGGAAGTGAAAAGCTTCGGCAATTGGAGAGTACGCTGCTTCGGTCATATATCTTTTGATGACGGTGCGGGTAATGAGAGGCAGTTGAAGTGGAAGACGGTGAAAGCCCAAGAGTTGTTTGCTTATTTGCTCCATCACCGGGAGCGGTGGATTTCCAAGGATATCCTGCTGGAGACACTTTGGCCCGATTATCCCAAGGACAAGGCATTGACCTACTTACATACCACCGTGTCCCAGATTCGAAAGCTGGTCAAAGAGTGGCAGGGCCAAATATCCGTTGAGTACGCTCTGGACAGCTACCGTCTCGTCATGGATGGAATCTTGTGGGATGTATCGGAGTTTGAGCAGGCAACTGATAAAGAGTCTGCCATTACCGAACAGAACCGGTTTTTTTATGAAAATATCATTGCACTCTACCGCGGCGATTACTTGGAAGGATATGATTATCCTTGGGCGGAGACGCTAAGGAGCAATTTGCTGGAACGTTATCTGAATCATGTGATGAGGATTGCAATCTATGAAATGGAACATGGTTATCAACGAAAAGCACTTGAGCGGTTGCATTTAGTTCAGCAAAAAGCCCCCTACTCGGAAGAAATATGTCGTCTAGTGCTTACCAATTATGCTCAGCTTGGCGATTACGCTTCATTGAACCGTCATTACGAAGCCTTTGTTAAACTCTTGGATACAGACCTTGGAATTGAACCCAGTCAGGAAACGACAAGTATCTATAATCAGTACGTTTAA